A genomic segment from Nicotiana sylvestris chromosome 1, ASM39365v2, whole genome shotgun sequence encodes:
- the LOC104223807 gene encoding CAAX prenyl protease 1 homolog, giving the protein MAFPYLEAVLGFMILMYIFETYLDVRQHAAHKLPTLPKTLVGVISQEKFEKSRAYSLDKSYFHFIHEFVTILMDSSILYFRILPWFWKISGESLVYLGLNAENEIFHTLSFLAGVMVWSQITDLPFSLYSTFVIEARHGFNKQTVWLFFRDMIKGIALAIVIGPPIVAAIIVIVQKGGPYLAIYLWGFMLILSLVMMTIYPVLIAPLFNKFTPLPQGDLRLKIENLASSLKFPLKKLFVVDGSTRSSHSNAYMYGFFKNKRIVLYDTLIQQCKNDEEIVAVIAHELGHWKLNHTMYSFIAVQILTLLQFGGYTLVRNSKDLFQSFGFDTQPVLIGLIIFQHTVIPLQHLVSFGLNLVSRAFEFQADAFAKKLGYAAPLRAGLVKLQEENLSAMNTDPWYSAYHYSHPPLVERLAAIDEPDKKTD; this is encoded by the exons ATGGCATTTCCTTACTTGGAAGCAGTTCTCG GATTCATGATATTAATGTACATATTTGAGACATACCTTGATGTACGACAGCATGCTGCTCATAAATTGCCAACACTTCCGAAAACTTTGGTGGGAGTTATCAGCCAGGAAAAATTTGAGAAGTCCCGTGCATATAGTCTAGACAAAAG ttaCTTCCATTTTATCCATGAGTTTGTTACGATACTTATGGACTCTTCCATCTTGTACTTCCGGATATTGCCCTGGTTTTGGAAG ATATCAGGAGAATCTTTGGTATACCTTGGTCTCAATGCAGAGAATGAAATATTTCACACACTTTCATTTTTAGCAGGAGTTATGGTTTGGTCACAG ATCACCGATTTGCCATTTTCATTGTATTCAACCTTTGTGATTGAGGCCCGCCATGGTTTCAACAAG CAAACAGTATGGCTATTCTTTAGGGACATGATAAAAGGAATTGCTTTAGCTATTGTGATTGGTCCTCCCATTGTGGCTGCCATCATTGTTATAGTACAG AAAGGAGGTCCTTACTTGGCAATTTACTTGTGGGGGTTTATGCTGATTTTATCTCTTGTTATGATGACTATCTACCCTGTACTAATTGCTCCACTTTTCAACAAGTTCACTCCG CTTCCACAGGGAGACCTTAGGTTGAAGATTGAGAATCTTGCATCCTCACTCAAGTTTCCCCTAAAGAAATTATTTGTGGTTGATGGGTCTACAAGGTCGAGCCACAGCAAT GCATACATGTATGGGTTCTTCAAGAACAAGCGCATTGTCCTCTATGATACACTCATCCAGCAG TGCAAGAATGATGAGGAAATAGTTGCTGTTATTGCACATGAACTGGGTCACTGGAAACTTAATCACACAATGTACTCCTTCATTGCAGTCCAG ATTCTCACGTTGTTGCAGTTTGGAGGATACACTCTTGTTAGGAATTCAAAGGACTTGTTTCAGAGTTTTGGGTTTGATACACAACCAGTTCTTATTGGACTCATCATTTTCCAG CACACAGTGATACCTCTCCAGCACCTAGTAAGCTTTGGCCTTAATCTTGTAAGCCGCGCTTTTGAGTTCCAG GCTGATGCATTTGCAAAGAAGTTGGGCTATGCTGCACCTCTTCGAGCTGGTCTTGTGAAATTGCAG